One window of Leucobacter komagatae genomic DNA carries:
- a CDS encoding MmcQ/YjbR family DNA-binding protein gives MTPTTLQEWAAARADELPGSAPEQPFGPDATVYKVRGKMFLLLSEGSTEPFVTLKAKPADATTLREAFDDIIPGYHMNKRHWISLRAGGALEEALVRDLVTESYLLVVESLPRAQRPVDPSTFGQPAAES, from the coding sequence ATGACCCCCACCACACTGCAGGAGTGGGCCGCGGCACGCGCCGATGAGCTGCCCGGCTCGGCACCGGAGCAGCCGTTCGGGCCCGACGCGACGGTCTACAAGGTTCGCGGAAAGATGTTCCTGCTGCTCTCCGAGGGGTCGACCGAACCGTTTGTCACGCTCAAGGCGAAGCCCGCCGACGCGACGACACTGCGCGAAGCGTTCGACGACATCATTCCGGGCTACCACATGAACAAGCGGCACTGGATCTCGCTCCGTGCCGGCGGCGCGCTCGAAGAAGCCCTCGTCCGTGACCTCGTCACCGAGTCGTATCTCCTCGTCGTCGAGTCGCTTCCGCGCGCGCAGCGCCCGGTCGACCCGTCAACATTCGGGCAGCCGGCAGCCGAAAGCTAG
- a CDS encoding NADPH-dependent 2,4-dienoyl-CoA reductase, which yields MSTTTYPHLFTPLSLPGTGVTLPNRAIMGSMHLGLEELPGGFERLAAFYRERAEGGAALIVTGGISPNAEGRLTDGGATMSTAADAEPHRLITDAVHGAGGRIALQLLHAGRYGAQTALVAPSPLRAPISPLTPRELSDADIERTIEDFARAAELAKSVGYDGVEIMGSEGYLINEFIARETNQRTDRWGGDLEGRLRLPTEIVRRVRAAVGPEFIIIYRLSMLDLVPGGSSLAEVIELAGRVETAGATVINTGIGWHEARIPTIAASVPRGAFSWVTRELRGSVSLPLIATNRINTPETAEHVLASGDADLVSMARPFLADPEFIVKSAAGTPERINTCIACNQACLDHTFSGKLTSCLVNPRAGHETELVITPTDRPKRLAVVGAGPAGLAFAVTAAERGHSVSLYDTADEIGGQLNVAMRVPGKSEFRETIRYFRVRLGETGVDLRLGTEATATALAAEGFDEVIVAAGVTPRTPDIPGIDHPSVVGYLDVLRDGAQVGRKVAVIGAGGIGFDTAEFLTEPADSPGLHGEPATTGEFLHHWGVDAAYEHPGGLTQPAPLEPARELVMLQRKAGKLGKGLGKTTGWIHRTELARRGVQMVAGVEYERIDDAGLHISVDGERQVLDVDSIVVCAGQESRRSLADELSAIGVTARLIGGADVAGELDAKRAINQGTRLAAEV from the coding sequence ATGTCAACGACGACGTACCCACATCTCTTCACCCCGCTCTCGCTGCCCGGCACAGGCGTGACGCTGCCGAACCGCGCGATCATGGGGTCAATGCATCTCGGGCTAGAGGAGCTTCCGGGCGGGTTCGAACGGCTTGCCGCCTTCTACCGAGAGCGGGCCGAGGGAGGTGCCGCGCTCATCGTGACCGGCGGCATCTCGCCGAACGCGGAGGGCCGCCTCACTGACGGCGGCGCGACGATGTCGACCGCGGCAGACGCCGAGCCGCACCGGCTCATCACGGACGCGGTGCACGGCGCCGGGGGCCGCATCGCTCTGCAGTTGCTGCACGCCGGCAGATACGGGGCGCAGACCGCGTTGGTCGCGCCGAGCCCGCTCCGCGCGCCCATCTCACCGCTCACCCCTCGCGAGCTCTCCGACGCCGACATCGAGCGCACCATCGAAGACTTCGCGCGGGCAGCCGAGCTGGCCAAGTCCGTGGGGTACGACGGCGTCGAGATCATGGGCTCCGAGGGCTACCTCATCAACGAGTTCATCGCGCGCGAAACGAACCAGCGAACCGACCGCTGGGGCGGCGACCTCGAGGGCAGGCTGCGCCTCCCTACAGAGATCGTTCGCCGGGTCCGCGCCGCCGTCGGCCCTGAGTTCATCATCATTTACAGGCTCTCGATGCTCGACCTCGTACCCGGGGGCTCGTCGCTCGCCGAGGTCATCGAACTCGCAGGGCGCGTGGAGACCGCGGGCGCAACCGTCATCAACACGGGCATCGGGTGGCACGAGGCCCGGATCCCGACGATTGCCGCCTCCGTTCCGCGCGGCGCGTTCTCTTGGGTCACTCGCGAGCTGCGCGGCAGTGTCTCGCTCCCGCTCATCGCCACCAACCGGATCAATACGCCGGAGACCGCGGAGCACGTGCTCGCCTCGGGGGATGCCGACCTCGTCTCCATGGCTCGGCCGTTCCTCGCGGACCCCGAGTTCATCGTGAAGTCAGCGGCGGGTACCCCCGAGCGCATCAATACGTGCATCGCCTGCAACCAGGCCTGCCTCGACCACACGTTCTCTGGCAAGCTGACGTCGTGTCTTGTGAACCCGCGGGCCGGTCACGAAACCGAGCTCGTCATCACCCCGACCGATCGGCCCAAGCGGCTCGCAGTTGTTGGGGCGGGCCCCGCCGGCCTCGCGTTCGCCGTCACGGCCGCTGAGCGCGGTCATTCCGTCTCCCTCTATGACACCGCCGATGAGATCGGCGGCCAGCTCAACGTGGCAATGCGCGTGCCGGGCAAGAGCGAGTTCCGCGAGACCATCCGTTACTTCCGCGTCAGGCTTGGTGAGACGGGCGTCGACCTCCGGCTCGGCACGGAGGCAACGGCGACCGCCCTCGCAGCCGAAGGTTTCGACGAGGTGATCGTCGCTGCGGGGGTCACGCCGCGTACCCCAGACATCCCTGGGATTGATCATCCGTCGGTTGTTGGTTACCTCGACGTGCTGCGCGACGGTGCGCAGGTCGGAAGAAAGGTGGCTGTGATCGGAGCGGGCGGCATCGGGTTCGACACCGCCGAGTTCTTGACCGAGCCGGCAGATTCCCCGGGCCTGCACGGCGAGCCCGCAACGACCGGCGAGTTTCTGCACCACTGGGGCGTTGACGCGGCCTACGAGCACCCGGGCGGCCTCACGCAGCCTGCTCCGCTCGAGCCCGCTCGCGAACTCGTCATGCTGCAGCGAAAGGCGGGCAAGCTTGGTAAGGGGCTCGGTAAGACGACCGGGTGGATCCACCGAACCGAGCTCGCCCGTCGGGGCGTGCAGATGGTTGCCGGTGTCGAGTACGAGCGAATTGACGACGCGGGCTTGCACATCTCGGTCGACGGCGAGCGACAGGTACTCGACGTCGACTCGATCGTGGTGTGCGCCGGTCAGGAGTCGCGCAGGTCGCTCGCTGACGAGCTGAGCGCAATCGGCGTGACCGCTCGCCTCATTGGGGGCGCCGACGTGGCTGGCGAGCTCGACGCAAAGCGCGCAATCAATCAGGGAACGCGGCTGGCAGCGGAGGTTTAG
- a CDS encoding aminotransferase class V-fold PLP-dependent enzyme → MHASLSTGEVAGLRAAFPYFAAIDERAAAGATPQFAPAYLDSAATSQRPLAVLDAERNFLEHSNAAVHRGTSGAVGAATGAFEGARALIAGFVGAAAPEQIVWAENATDALNLVTLGVGEANAGNGVAGSERYELGAGDEILITEAEHHANLIPWQRLAKKTGATLRFIPVREDGTWTLDDAREALTEKTKFFAFAHVSNVTGFVAPVAELVELAHAVGAITVVDACQSVPHIPVDFAELGVDFAAFSGHKMLGPNGIGVLYGKPELLAALPASRTGGSAITRVTMESADFMPPPLRFEAGTQPVSQVVGLGAAAEFLTDLGMDRVAAREHELVERLVAGISELPGVRLLGPADTSQRVALTAVSVEGLHAHDVGQFLDEQGVLVRVGHHCAQPLHRALGMASSTRASVHATTTEDEVDRFIDALRGAQQYFGLEVSA, encoded by the coding sequence ATGCATGCCTCTCTGTCCACGGGTGAAGTCGCAGGCCTCCGCGCCGCGTTTCCCTACTTCGCGGCGATCGATGAGCGGGCCGCGGCAGGCGCGACCCCGCAGTTCGCCCCCGCCTATCTCGACTCGGCAGCAACCTCGCAACGCCCGCTCGCGGTGCTCGACGCCGAGCGGAACTTCCTTGAACACTCGAACGCCGCGGTGCACCGCGGCACGAGCGGCGCTGTCGGCGCGGCCACCGGGGCTTTTGAGGGCGCACGCGCGCTCATCGCCGGGTTTGTTGGCGCGGCGGCCCCCGAGCAGATCGTGTGGGCCGAGAACGCGACCGACGCGCTGAACCTGGTGACGCTCGGCGTTGGCGAAGCGAACGCTGGCAACGGCGTCGCCGGGTCGGAGCGCTATGAGCTCGGGGCCGGCGACGAGATACTCATCACCGAGGCGGAGCACCACGCGAACCTCATCCCGTGGCAGCGTCTCGCGAAGAAGACGGGCGCGACGCTCCGCTTCATCCCGGTGCGCGAGGACGGCACGTGGACCCTCGACGACGCCCGCGAGGCGCTTACCGAGAAGACCAAGTTCTTCGCGTTCGCTCACGTCTCAAACGTCACGGGCTTTGTCGCGCCGGTCGCAGAGCTCGTCGAGCTCGCGCACGCGGTCGGCGCGATCACCGTCGTCGATGCGTGCCAGTCTGTACCGCACATCCCCGTGGACTTCGCTGAGCTCGGCGTCGACTTCGCCGCGTTCTCGGGCCACAAGATGCTTGGGCCGAACGGCATCGGCGTGCTGTACGGCAAGCCCGAGTTGCTTGCCGCGCTCCCCGCGTCGCGCACCGGCGGCTCTGCGATCACGCGGGTCACGATGGAAAGCGCCGACTTCATGCCGCCGCCCCTGCGGTTCGAGGCTGGCACGCAGCCGGTCTCGCAGGTGGTGGGCCTGGGCGCCGCGGCCGAGTTTCTCACCGACCTCGGCATGGACCGGGTCGCCGCGCGCGAGCACGAGCTCGTCGAGCGCCTCGTGGCGGGTATCTCAGAGCTCCCGGGCGTACGGCTCCTCGGCCCGGCCGACACCTCGCAGCGCGTCGCGCTCACCGCGGTCTCGGTCGAGGGTCTGCACGCCCACGACGTCGGCCAGTTCCTCGATGAGCAGGGCGTGCTGGTGCGCGTCGGCCACCACTGCGCGCAGCCGCTACACCGTGCGCTCGGCATGGCCTCGTCGACGCGGGCGAGCGTGCACGCAACAACCACCGAGGACGAGGTGGATCGGTTTATCGACGCCCTCCGCGGCGCACAACAGTACTTTGGATTGGAGGTGTCCGCGTGA
- a CDS encoding YczE/YyaS/YitT family protein, which translates to MSKPRPLKSLDRLPRRILQLAGGLALFGIGVSLILKSNLGAASWDVLTQGLSHHLPLSFGTITIIMSGIVLLCWIPLRQRVGFGTVANAILIGVFADVGLALFPSPEIFWVRIAVMLLGVLLVGIASGIYIGAGFGSGPRDGLMIGLHEVTRLPIWVVRTALEVFVVVVGWLLGGTVGVGTLAFAVFIGPLCQVFLPLFAVKAPEEPSAAKSAPAPTAPSAAAPEAAAPEAAGV; encoded by the coding sequence GTGAGTAAACCGCGCCCTCTGAAATCGCTCGACCGACTGCCGCGCAGAATTCTGCAGCTCGCGGGTGGTCTTGCGCTCTTCGGCATCGGGGTCTCGCTCATCCTGAAGTCGAACCTGGGCGCCGCGTCCTGGGACGTGCTGACCCAGGGGCTCAGCCACCACCTGCCGCTGAGTTTCGGCACGATCACCATCATCATGAGTGGCATCGTGCTGCTGTGCTGGATCCCGCTGCGTCAGCGCGTCGGCTTCGGTACGGTCGCCAACGCGATCCTGATCGGGGTGTTCGCCGACGTCGGGTTGGCCCTGTTTCCCTCGCCCGAGATCTTCTGGGTCCGCATCGCGGTGATGCTGCTCGGCGTGCTGCTCGTCGGCATCGCGAGCGGGATATACATCGGCGCTGGCTTCGGTTCGGGGCCGCGCGACGGGCTGATGATCGGCCTGCACGAAGTTACTCGCCTCCCGATCTGGGTGGTGCGCACCGCACTCGAGGTCTTTGTGGTTGTTGTCGGGTGGCTACTCGGCGGCACCGTCGGCGTCGGCACGCTCGCGTTCGCGGTGTTCATCGGGCCGCTCTGCCAGGTGTTCTTGCCGCTGTTCGCGGTCAAGGCCCCAGAAGAGCCGTCCGCCGCCAAGTCTGCCCCCGCGCCAACGGCCCCGAGCGCCGCGGCACCCGAAGCCGCAGCCCCGGAGGCCGCGGGAGTCTAA
- a CDS encoding aspartate dehydrogenase domain-containing protein yields MASVSRGRPPASSRETLADAASELFLEQGYDTTTVADITTRAGVSRSSFFNYFDGKAATIWYALDEHLAEFAAAGPSGEGVGSAKALAGRVGAAPPHTLALAIANADAMGVREELGTGRALRQASLAVALAAGARSPGKASLAAQIVAAARSAAVFAGIWQWAERGAGTTDLEAEILTALRSIELGAPVSRDALRVAVVGSGAIGARVIEELAAGNVPGAELAGVVTRRADALTEAVGELSAGITDFGDDLDAAIRESDLVVECAGISAAQSIGAQVVSAGRDLLIVSIGALANTESRRALTSGPGVLRLATGAIGGLDLLAAAARPGGIEGGITSASLTSTKGAASLVQPWMSAEQVRRLETATEPFTLFEGAVAEAVELYPGSLNVACALAHATGLWRETLVRLVADPQAERTTHEIAAAGAAGEYRFVMTNAVSEANPTSSAVVAETVLRGIGVLAGPGATFV; encoded by the coding sequence ATGGCATCGGTATCGCGTGGACGGCCCCCTGCATCGTCACGGGAGACGCTGGCTGACGCCGCGAGCGAGTTGTTTCTCGAGCAGGGATACGACACCACCACGGTCGCAGACATTACGACACGGGCGGGCGTGAGCCGATCCTCGTTCTTCAACTACTTTGACGGCAAGGCGGCGACCATTTGGTACGCGCTTGACGAGCACCTTGCCGAGTTCGCGGCGGCGGGACCCTCCGGGGAAGGCGTTGGCTCAGCCAAAGCCCTGGCTGGCAGAGTCGGTGCCGCGCCCCCTCACACCCTCGCATTGGCAATCGCGAACGCCGACGCAATGGGCGTGCGCGAGGAGCTCGGAACGGGCCGGGCGCTGCGCCAGGCATCGCTGGCGGTCGCGCTCGCCGCAGGCGCGCGCAGCCCAGGGAAGGCCTCACTTGCCGCGCAGATTGTCGCCGCGGCGCGATCCGCGGCGGTGTTTGCGGGCATCTGGCAGTGGGCCGAGCGAGGCGCCGGAACGACCGACCTTGAAGCGGAAATCCTCACTGCGCTGCGTTCGATCGAGCTTGGAGCCCCGGTGTCGCGGGACGCGCTGCGGGTCGCCGTCGTCGGCAGCGGTGCGATCGGTGCCCGCGTTATCGAGGAGCTCGCAGCCGGGAACGTGCCCGGCGCAGAACTTGCGGGCGTTGTCACGAGGAGAGCAGACGCGCTCACAGAGGCAGTCGGGGAGCTCTCCGCGGGCATCACGGACTTCGGTGATGATCTCGACGCGGCGATCCGCGAGAGTGACCTCGTCGTCGAGTGCGCGGGGATCAGTGCAGCGCAGAGCATCGGCGCTCAGGTGGTCTCGGCCGGGCGAGATCTGCTCATCGTCTCGATCGGCGCGCTCGCGAACACGGAGAGCCGCCGGGCCCTCACGAGTGGTCCCGGTGTACTCCGGCTCGCGACGGGCGCGATCGGCGGGCTCGACCTGCTCGCCGCGGCGGCGCGGCCCGGCGGCATCGAAGGCGGGATCACGAGCGCGAGCCTCACCTCAACGAAGGGTGCGGCCTCGCTCGTGCAGCCCTGGATGAGCGCCGAGCAAGTACGGCGGCTTGAGACCGCAACAGAGCCGTTCACCCTGTTCGAGGGTGCGGTTGCGGAAGCCGTTGAGCTGTACCCGGGGTCGCTGAACGTCGCGTGCGCGCTCGCCCACGCGACGGGGCTTTGGCGTGAGACGCTGGTGCGGTTGGTCGCGGATCCGCAGGCCGAGCGAACCACTCACGAGATCGCTGCGGCGGGTGCCGCGGGGGAGTACAGGTTCGTGATGACGAACGCGGTTTCCGAGGCCAACCCAACGTCGAGCGCAGTTGTCGCCGAGACTGTGCTGCGAGGGATCGGCGTGCTCGCGGGCCCTGGCGCGACGTTCGTGTAG
- a CDS encoding DUF4192 family protein → MHRSQATPVPFSSHNRGPALRALPLPHEPAGQATSEPPAAPDPVELIRCDTTADFLAALPRLVGFTAPDSLFVVLFSGARAHGALRIDLPDSDEAAAPLDEYVTELVSYLQHTMGRTLAGSPAVVIASSLSFADAGGFPWRQLALKLDQRFAAEGVTPRELCCVAPDGWASLYDTAAPVGGYPISMIERSAAATSERFPTLTELGKFRRVPRAERAAVERAITAEQSKRDHPSSRAREHVDASVTGSRERRFELGRKRLEALFTAAELSHVEAAGLVCELSTDVGWACVFDELSAAAAAVHAGNAEAAEYRPAIARLVAASERLAFLAPLTPPGNRPAVIALSALAWWLRGFESVARRHIDEALRLAPSHSVASLAREVIDGGSFPMTMRGNR, encoded by the coding sequence ATGCACCGATCCCAAGCGACCCCAGTCCCGTTCTCCTCCCACAACCGCGGCCCTGCGCTGCGCGCGCTCCCGCTGCCTCACGAGCCGGCCGGCCAGGCGACCTCGGAGCCGCCCGCCGCCCCTGATCCCGTCGAGCTCATCCGCTGTGACACAACCGCCGATTTCCTCGCCGCGCTCCCCCGACTCGTCGGGTTCACCGCGCCAGACAGTCTCTTCGTCGTGCTGTTTTCAGGCGCTCGCGCGCACGGCGCGCTGCGCATCGACCTGCCCGATAGCGACGAGGCTGCGGCGCCACTCGACGAGTACGTCACCGAGCTCGTCTCGTACCTGCAGCACACGATGGGACGGACGCTCGCAGGCTCCCCCGCGGTCGTCATCGCGAGCTCGCTCAGCTTCGCCGACGCGGGCGGGTTCCCGTGGCGACAGCTCGCACTGAAGCTCGATCAACGGTTCGCCGCGGAGGGCGTGACGCCCCGCGAACTGTGCTGCGTCGCGCCCGACGGCTGGGCGAGCCTGTACGACACCGCAGCACCCGTGGGCGGGTACCCGATCAGCATGATCGAGCGCAGCGCGGCCGCTACAAGCGAACGGTTCCCAACCCTCACCGAGCTCGGGAAGTTCAGGCGCGTGCCGAGGGCAGAGCGCGCGGCCGTCGAGCGCGCGATCACCGCCGAGCAGAGCAAGCGGGATCACCCGAGTTCTCGTGCCCGAGAGCACGTCGACGCGAGCGTCACCGGTTCACGGGAGCGCAGGTTCGAGCTCGGGCGAAAACGTCTTGAGGCGCTCTTCACGGCTGCCGAGTTGAGTCACGTGGAGGCCGCGGGGCTCGTGTGCGAGCTGTCGACGGACGTGGGCTGGGCGTGCGTTTTTGACGAGCTAAGCGCTGCCGCAGCCGCGGTTCACGCAGGGAACGCCGAGGCGGCAGAGTACCGGCCTGCCATTGCCCGGCTCGTCGCGGCGTCAGAGCGGCTCGCTTTCCTCGCGCCGCTCACTCCGCCGGGCAACCGGCCGGCGGTGATCGCGCTCTCGGCGCTCGCGTGGTGGCTGCGCGGTTTCGAGTCCGTCGCCCGGAGGCACATTGACGAGGCGTTGCGACTTGCGCCCAGCCACTCTGTGGCGTCGCTCGCCCGCGAGGTCATTGATGGTGGGAGCTTCCCAATGACGATGCGTGGAAACCGGTGA
- the sufU gene encoding Fe-S cluster assembly sulfur transfer protein SufU, translated as MSALDGLYQEVILDHSRRPIGKGELAAEEGSLTATHHEFNPSCGDEIDLAIAVDPDSGEITSLAWEGQGCSISMASASILSQIVRDETLDTETARERIAAFREMIHGKTEGEPDEELLGDAVALQGVSKFVMRVKCAMLAWVALEADLVQVDAKK; from the coding sequence GTGAGCGCTCTCGACGGACTGTATCAAGAGGTTATTCTCGACCATTCGCGGCGTCCCATCGGTAAGGGCGAGCTCGCCGCCGAGGAGGGGTCGCTGACGGCCACCCATCACGAGTTCAATCCGAGCTGCGGCGATGAGATCGATCTGGCGATCGCGGTGGATCCTGACAGCGGCGAGATTACGTCGCTCGCGTGGGAGGGCCAGGGGTGCTCAATCTCGATGGCCTCGGCGTCGATCCTGTCGCAGATCGTTCGCGACGAGACGCTCGACACCGAGACCGCGCGCGAGCGGATCGCGGCGTTCCGCGAGATGATCCACGGCAAGACCGAGGGCGAACCCGATGAGGAGCTGCTCGGCGACGCGGTCGCGCTGCAGGGCGTCTCGAAGTTTGTGATGCGCGTGAAGTGCGCGATGCTCGCGTGGGTCGCCCTTGAGGCCGACCTCGTGCAGGTCGACGCAAAGAAGTAG